One bacterium genomic region harbors:
- a CDS encoding 4Fe-4S binding protein, translated as MMNKTQLLYGPSKLENVIRLTALISLIAALGFNYVQQLKPQGEETELAREKEALRAVMPGEGISFSEKKGRPPLYEAYRIDPAGNRQLVGLCFITTDLTPEERGYAGQIKIMVGLDLSGKITGLEILEHTETPSYVEGIYDPSFKDQFKGKGIEDSLRIGYDLDGISRATITAEAIARSVKKGVLQAARDRLGLKVKDGETPEHQLKQRAELSGLAVLFLMALGGFLTQKRWLRYLSLVFALIFLGFIKSSSLSTVNLVNIITYHLPLLIYNPFFYLFMAFILITTLLWGRFYCGFLCPFGTVQEFIYQLSPKRGYLPALGKGIRQVKYFLLWGLLMAALLIDNANIANIEPFNTLFSWTGGKFHWILLGLVLIAAGFEFRFWCKYLCPVGAGLGLGSRLSLFKFSSKGNCGLCNLCVEQCKVEAIEKAGTTVRVSPLECISCNECRKVCPKGNMGLRRIGAG; from the coding sequence ATGATGAACAAGACCCAACTTTTGTATGGCCCCTCGAAACTCGAAAACGTGATAAGACTTACCGCCTTAATTAGTCTAATTGCCGCTTTAGGTTTCAACTATGTTCAGCAACTAAAGCCTCAAGGAGAGGAAACTGAATTAGCCAGGGAAAAAGAAGCCCTCCGGGCAGTGATGCCGGGGGAAGGGATTAGTTTCTCCGAAAAAAAAGGCCGTCCCCCTTTGTATGAAGCCTACCGAATAGACCCGGCTGGAAATCGACAACTGGTCGGTCTTTGCTTTATCACCACCGACCTTACTCCAGAAGAAAGAGGTTATGCCGGTCAGATTAAGATTATGGTGGGGCTTGATCTGTCCGGAAAGATTACCGGCCTCGAAATCCTGGAACATACTGAAACACCCTCTTATGTAGAAGGAATATATGATCCTTCTTTCAAAGATCAGTTTAAAGGAAAAGGGATCGAGGATTCACTTCGGATAGGTTATGACTTAGATGGCATCAGCCGGGCCACTATTACCGCCGAAGCCATTGCCCGCTCTGTCAAAAAAGGCGTGCTTCAGGCCGCCAGGGATCGTCTCGGACTCAAGGTGAAGGACGGCGAAACCCCTGAACATCAACTTAAACAGAGGGCAGAGCTGTCGGGACTGGCTGTTCTCTTCCTGATGGCCTTAGGGGGTTTTCTTACTCAAAAGAGGTGGCTTCGCTATCTTTCTTTAGTCTTTGCCCTTATCTTTTTAGGCTTCATAAAAAGCAGTTCCCTATCAACGGTCAATCTGGTTAATATCATCACCTATCATTTACCCCTTCTGATATACAACCCTTTCTTCTATCTCTTTATGGCCTTTATCCTGATAACAACCCTTCTCTGGGGGCGTTTCTACTGCGGCTTTCTCTGCCCCTTCGGAACCGTTCAGGAATTCATTTATCAACTCAGCCCCAAAAGGGGGTATCTGCCTGCCTTGGGTAAGGGAATAAGACAGGTGAAATATTTTCTATTGTGGGGGCTGCTTATGGCGGCTTTACTAATAGATAATGCCAATATAGCCAACATAGAGCCTTTTAATACCCTCTTTTCCTGGACAGGTGGAAAGTTCCACTGGATATTGCTCGGACTTGTTTTAATAGCCGCGGGGTTTGAGTTTCGGTTTTGGTGCAAATATCTCTGTCCGGTAGGCGCAGGTTTAGGCTTAGGTTCCAGGCTGAGCCTTTTTAAATTTAGCTCCAAAGGAAATTGCGGCCTTTGCAATCTTTGTGTAGAGCAATGTAAAGTCGAGGCCATAGAAAAGGCAGGCACCACTGTTAGGGTCAGCCCCCTGGAGTGCATCAGTTGTAATGAATGTCGAAAGGTTTGTCCCAAGGGGAATATGGGACTACGGAGGATTGGGGCGGGGTGA